One region of Colius striatus isolate bColStr4 chromosome 4, bColStr4.1.hap1, whole genome shotgun sequence genomic DNA includes:
- the CPNE3 gene encoding copine-3 — protein sequence MAAQCVTKVELTIACTNLLDKDVGSKSDPLCVLLQNTSGQQWYEVDRTERVKNSLNPKFSKKFLIDYYFELVQKLKFGIYDIDNKTFDLSDDDFLGEFECTLGQIVSSRTVTKPLVLKNGRPAGKGSITITAEEVKDNRVVVLEVEARKLDNKDFFGKSDPYLEFHKQTGDGNWVMVHRTEVIKNNLNPVWRPFKISLNSLCYSDMDKTIKVECYDYDSDGSHDLIGSFQTTMSKLKEASRSSPVEFECINEKKRQKKKSYKNSGIVSVKHCEIIVECTFLDYIMGGCQINFTVGIDFTGSNGDPRSPDSLHYLSPNGVNEYLTAIWSVGMVIQDYDTDKMFPAFGFGAQIPPSFQVSHEFPINFNPSNPFCNGIQGIVDAYRACLPQVKLYGPTNFSPIINHVARFAAAATQQQTASQYFILLIITDGVITDLDQTRTAIVNASKLPMSIIIVGVGGADFDAMEFLDGDNGVLRSSSGEPAVRDIVQFVPFRKFQNSPKEALAQCVLAEVPQQVVNYFSTYKLQPPKNPAAK from the exons GAGTTAAGAATTCCTTGAACCCAAAGTTTTCCAAGAAGTTCTTAATTGATTACTATTTTGAGCTTGTTCAGAAACTTAAATTTGGAATATATGACATCGATAACAAAACCTTTGATCTGAGTGATGATGACTTCTTAGGAGAATTTGAATGTACACTGGGCCAA ATAGTTTCTAGCAGGACTGTAACAAAACCATTAGTACTGAAAAATGGCAGACCTGCTGGAAAAGGAAGCATTACG ATTACAGCAGAAGAAGTGAAGGATAACAGGGTGGTTGTATTGGAAGTAGAAGCAAGGAAATTAGACAATAAG GATTTTTTTGGAAAGTCAGATCCTTATCTGGAATTCCACAAGCAGACTGGAGATGGAAACTGGGTGATGGTTCACAGAACAGAG GTTATTAAAAACAACCTGAATCCTGTTTGGAGGCCCTTCAAAATCTCTCTCAATTCTCTGTGTTACAGTGACATGGATAAGACAATCAAG GTTGAATGCTACGACTATGATAGTGATGGGTCTCACGATCTCATAGGAAGTTTTCAAACAACCATGTCAAAACTGAAGGAAGCATCACGGTCCTCACCT GTTGAATTTGAGTgcatcaatgaaaaaaaaaggcagaagaaaaaaagctataaGAACTCTGGCATCGTGAGTGTTAAGCACTGTGAG ATCATAGTAGAATGCACGTTCCTTGATTACATCATGGGTGGCTGCCAGATTAATTTCACA GTGGGAATAGATTTTACAGGTTCCAATGGAGATCCTCGCTCTCCAGACTCACTACATTACCTCAGCCCTAATGGAGTTAATGAATACCTAACAGCCATTTGGTCTGTAGGAATGGTCATTCAGGATTATGATAC AGATAAGATGTTTCCAGCCTTTGGATTTGGTGCACAaattcctccttcctttcag GTGTCACATGAGTTCCCAATAAATTTTAACCCATCAAACCCATTCTGTAATG GAATCCAAGGCATTGTTGATGCATATCGGGCTTGTCTTCCTCAAGTGAAGTTATATGGGCCAACAAATTTTTCTCCAATTATAAATCATGTGGCAAGGTTTGCTGCAGCAGCTACACAACAGCAAACAGCATCT CAATACTTTATACTTCTAATTATAACGGATGGTGTGATAACAGACCTCGATCAGACACGAACTGCCATAGTTAATGCTTCAAAATTGCCCATGTCCATCATCATTGTTGGTGTTGGAGGAGCAGACTTTGATGCTATGGAGTTTCTTGATGGTGACAATGGAGTTCTTAGATCCTCTTCAGGAGAACCAGCTGTCAGAGACATTGTCCAGTTTGTGCCATTCAGGAAGTTCCAAAAT TCTCCAAAAGAAGCACTGGCGCAGTGTGTCCTGGCAGAAGTCCCTCAGCAAGTGGTGAACTACTTCAGCACCTACAAGCTGCAACCTCCAAAGAATCCTGCTGCAAAGTGA